In the bacterium genome, GGACTCTTTGGCTCGGTGATCCGTGGTGAAGAAACCGAAGGGAGCGATATCGATATCGTGGTGGATATGGAACATCCGACATTCGATAAATACATGGATTTGAAAATTCACCTTGAACGAGTGACCGGAAGGAAAGTCGACCTTGTTCTGCTCGGAAGCATCAAACCCCGTCTAAAATCGGTTATCACACG is a window encoding:
- a CDS encoding nucleotidyltransferase family protein, whose amino-acid sequence is MMMREQILELLRSSKDELEREYSVRRIGLFGSVIRGEETEGSDIDIVVDMEHPTFDKYMDLKIHLERVTGRKVDLVLLGSIKPRLKSVITRETVYA